A DNA window from Mycobacterium sp. IDR2000157661 contains the following coding sequences:
- a CDS encoding hemophore-related protein, producing the protein MVGAVTSVGTAGVATIAAAGIAVAQPTPPDPCSPAAVMRAHAATMTQMADFLDSRPDVQQVFVDARSKGTPQERHAVVQSFTDTHPDVAAAFQNIHQPMKDLMARCGLSMGSGMMPGGMGHGDTGAGGMVPGHMGPGGMPPGQMAPGGPTPGQ; encoded by the coding sequence ATGGTTGGTGCGGTCACTTCTGTCGGGACGGCGGGCGTCGCAACGATCGCAGCGGCCGGTATTGCGGTTGCGCAGCCTACGCCACCGGATCCGTGTTCTCCGGCAGCCGTGATGCGGGCGCACGCCGCAACGATGACCCAGATGGCTGACTTTTTGGACTCCCGTCCCGACGTTCAACAGGTGTTCGTCGATGCGAGAAGCAAAGGCACACCTCAGGAACGACACGCAGTGGTCCAGTCGTTCACTGATACACACCCAGACGTGGCTGCTGCCTTCCAGAACATCCACCAACCGATGAAGGATCTGATGGCGCGGTGCGGCTTGTCCATGGGCTCAGGCATGATGCCCGGGGGTATGGGGCATGGTGATACGGGTGCCGGAGGCATGGTGCCCGGACACATGGGACCCGGAGGTATGCCGCCCGGGCAAATGGCGCCTGGAGGCCCGACACCCGGGCAGTGA
- a CDS encoding ATP-binding cassette domain-containing protein, with protein sequence MTALQLVQVTKTFGEGRAAVSAVDNVDLSVATGELVVIMGPSGSGKSTLLQLMGALLSPTHGEIRIGDRPLSQFKNSELARLRLHEIGFVFQTFNLLGALSALDNVALPAALAGVPRSARRASAAELLERLGVAKRRAHRPEALSGGEKQRVAIARALINDPPLLLADEPTANLDSASGYQVLHLLQRLASDDHKTIVMVTHDHRITPIADRLLWLADGQLRRRETDFATAADPVCGMEIVIERAAGHRDVDGHRLYFCSQVCLDQYDANPARYRPDTEQ encoded by the coding sequence GTGACAGCCTTGCAACTCGTCCAGGTCACCAAGACATTCGGTGAGGGTCGTGCCGCGGTGAGCGCAGTCGACAACGTCGACCTCTCGGTTGCTACCGGAGAACTGGTCGTCATCATGGGCCCCTCCGGCTCGGGCAAGAGCACCCTGCTGCAGCTGATGGGGGCGCTGCTGTCACCGACTCACGGCGAAATTCGCATCGGTGATCGGCCACTGTCTCAGTTCAAGAACTCTGAGCTAGCACGCTTGCGGCTACACGAAATCGGATTTGTGTTCCAGACTTTCAACCTCTTAGGTGCGCTGAGTGCACTCGACAATGTGGCTCTGCCAGCGGCATTGGCTGGGGTACCGCGCAGCGCGCGGCGCGCCAGTGCCGCAGAGTTGCTGGAGCGTCTAGGCGTGGCAAAACGACGTGCACACCGCCCTGAGGCGCTGTCGGGCGGGGAGAAGCAGCGTGTGGCCATCGCCCGTGCGCTGATCAATGACCCCCCGCTGCTGCTAGCCGACGAGCCCACAGCCAACCTCGACTCGGCATCGGGTTACCAAGTGCTGCACCTGCTTCAGCGGCTGGCCAGCGACGACCACAAGACCATTGTCATGGTCACCCACGACCATAGGATCACGCCCATTGCTGACCGGTTGCTTTGGTTGGCCGATGGACAGCTGCGCAGACGCGAAACCGACTTCGCCACCGCGGCGGACCCGGTGTGCGGTATGGAGATTGTGATCGAACGCGCTGCCGGACACCGGGATGTCGACGGACACAGGCTCTACTTCTGTTCGCAGGTTTGCCTGGACCAATACGATGCCAATCCTGCCCGATATCGGCCGGATACTGAACAGTGA